The Dermacentor silvarum isolate Dsil-2018 chromosome 7, BIME_Dsil_1.4, whole genome shotgun sequence genomic sequence GCTGTTTTGCCTTCCGTGGATGACTGGAGTACTTCTTGAATGACTAAGAAACTGCCACCTTTCCTCGCTCACCTTCAGACCCCGGCCACAAGCGAGAAGTTGTGCTCGTGGGCCACGATTGGGGCGGCATGATCAGCATGTGCTTCGCCACTTTGCACGAGAAAATGATTGACAAGATGGTGCTCATCAACAGTATGCATCCCAAGGCCTTCATGAAGCAGCTTTTCCGCAGCCCTACGCAAATGAGGATGTCATGGTGAGAATTCTTGCCGTTTAAAATTAGCGAAACAACTGTGAGCCTTTTTCGTGAAAAGGTCCCTAAAATGTTTCCTTCATTCAAATATGTTTTTTGCGCTGTACTCAAATCATATTAACATAGACATGAAATGAGCACAAAAAATGGCTGGGGATAAAATTAAGGGGCCGCCGCAAGCGCAGATCAAATTCGAAGAGAGGATCACTGTATCGCAAACGCGCAACCCCCACTCATACAGGCCACAATAAAAATATAAAGCTGCCTAAAATGCTCATCGCTGGTGTTCATTGCCGTAAAAACATTTTTATTTCGTCGTTTCTTCTTAACCATTGGCAGATTGTCTTTGACCGGAGTGGGGAATCAATTTACAGAAGTATTGCTGACGCAGTTTCTCAACAATTCAGGCATAAATGGCACGTATGTCGCCTCAAAGAACTGTGTTGTTTTGTGCGCAGGTACCAGCTTCCATTCCGACGCCCTGTTGTGCCCGAGCAGTATCTGATCCTGAAAGACTTTGCCTTCTTCGACGATGTGCACAAGGGCTTCACGAAGGAGGAGGAATACGCCCACAAGTACATGTACTCGCGGCCAGGTACTCGCCTCCTCTCAGTTTCGGAGCTTTCATGTCTCAGACCAGTAGAATGACAATGTTGCACATTCGCGAAAACTCTGGATGATAATCGGCGGTAGAGTGAAAGCGCGAGAGGAGTTACTACTTGCTTATTGGAGGCTCCTGCCATAGTCTCACACAAGGATATTTGGAAAGCACAGGGAAAGTTCAAGAAAGAGCAATCTTCAATCCCGCCCAATGGAAAAAAGGCGAGGGACAACTAGATTGTAACATTCTGGTACTCTACAGCTCAACGACATACACGTTGAGACATTGAATCTTACAGGCGCATCAGTTGCTGCAAAGGTGGCTAAAGCAAATAGAAAGGCTGTGATTCGAAATCGAAATTTTCAACTCACTGAGCGACTTGATGATCGACTAATTAGCAACCTGAATTTAATTATTTGTTCAATAATAAAGAAATTTACTCTACAATAAAGACATTAAAGACGATTTGCCCTGAAAGTGGTCGCACTTCAATAGAGCGAGCGTAAAATGTGGCAAGCGGTGCTAAAATAAGTGACGTCACGGAGGCGAACCTATGACGCCAAGGTATACTAAGAGACAAAAATGTCGAGCACACAAAACCCCATTATTTTTACCCGAACCTAATACCTTACCGTTTTAACAGCTTAACGTGAGTGATTTACTGGCCTAGAATTCCCGTCTGTCTCGTACCCTGTCCCGCCGACCTTCTTGCGTACGTACACCCCCCCATTTAAAGTGGAGAAATATAACAAAATTATAAAACGTCGTCCTGCAAGTCTACTTATCAAAACGGAACAGTACTTAGTGTTGGCTTACTAATTGTGTGCTGCATTTAGGAGTTACTGTACGTACATAGATGCACAGGTGTGTGCATATGCCCTCGTTATGCAAAGTTCCTTTCTGCAGGTCTTTAAATTTCACCGTTGTTTCTTCCTGCAGGAGCACTGACCGGTACCATCAACTACTACCGCGCATTTAACAACGACAGTGACCAGTTGAGCAAAATACCCTACCGTAAAATCAATGTCACCACACTCATCCTATGGGGCAAAAAAGATGAGTTCATTACCACGCCCGTCGCCCGATACAACCAAGAGTGGTTGTCGAAGTCGATGGTGGTCTACTACGAAGGAGCAGGTCACTTTGCCCAGCGGGAATGCCCCACGCATGTCACCGAGCGCATCCGCGAATTTGCTAGCACCGGCAGCGTGAATGTGGCCAAGGACACCCGTTGGTCTTGGTGGAAGCCGGCCAAACCCATGTGCAGCGAGTCCAAGGAAGCAGGTGCTGGGTGGACACCCCAGAGTCTTCCTTTCATTCCTGATGGCGCGGAGCTTCCCAAATCCATGACACTATAGATACCTTCAGTCTCCGCAACTTTGCAGCTTTCCGCCGTCAGAAGCTAAAGCATTGAATAAAGTTGCTATTCACGACGGATTTTGATATTATAAAATGCGTCTATCACCCTTTGCGAACGCCTGTGTATGTCATACAGAATTACTACCCTCTGCCACAAAAAATAATTACGTTCATAATGGTTTTTCGTAGTGTCAGCAAAGGGGCATTGTGGTCACGGTTGCTTTCAATGCTATGAGTGCAGCTAAGGCCTTAGACTTTACAATTATGAGCTAGAGCGGTATAAATATGTCCACAGCAACAGCTCTTCATGTGAATACCTCATTCTATTGCGGCGAAGGAAGTTCACTACCAACATGAATAAACACCATGCTTACAACTTCTCGCTCAGCTATAAGAAATATAAAAGCTAGCTTTGCGAAAAAGCAGTTTACAAAAATATGGCACGGGATTGCTGATATTTTTGATGACCGGCGTTTATCCAAAGCACGCCGAAAAGAGCGACAGGCCCACTGTCGTTCTTATGACTGTGCTTCCTCTTATAGGTTGTGTTTCAGAATCTGAACCATGCTACACCAATTGGCCCAAATTACCATCCTATTCGAGAGCAAAAGGGATCACCGGATAAACTCTCGCGTTACATGTGCAAGACGGAGACATCGAAAGTGAGAAGAGGCTTGGAAAGAAGCTAGCatttccagtttgctaccctgcgcagAGGTGCTGTAATTGGGTTAGTAAAGGGTAAAAAAGGGGGACAAATTGACTTCGAGGAATGGGAGCTCTTTGTTCAGTAGTTCTCGCTCAGGATAATTAACGCGAAAAGATGCAATGCAAATCAAGGCGTTATACAGTATGGTTGACGGACGAGACACAATTTATGCCGATGTTACGGCAGAACTGTAACTGCCACCGAGATACAATTTAGAGAATTTGAAGGGAACGTTATGGCCCAGTGTGTCGAACAAAAATAAATACCGTTTCGGTTCGGGTTTGTATTCAGCGAGCTCTCAGTTTGTTCCGGTTCAGTGCCCGTCAAGAGAAATACAAAAATCACAGCCCTTCCCCGGTGGAGAAAATTGTGGTGAGCGAAGCTTGTGgaaagacgacgctgtcgcagccGTTACGCTTCGTTTGCCATAAAGTAAGGGTTAGCGTTTCGTATATATGTGATCATGCTGGTAAATAGACAACGTGACATTGACGTTGTGTTGACAATGGCATAAAAACGACTGCGCGACGACTATGGCGTGACCACAACAAGATGACGAGAATCGAAGGACGAAATTATAACACCGACTATGGAAGACGAAGACGACCATATGTTTACGAggcaatgacgacaatggcatgacaatgAGTGTATTGCGGTAATGCGTGATTacaactgtatgacgacgatagTGTGATGATTATTGCATGACGAGAGTCAAATAACGAAGCTGGAGGGATGGAAACGGAGCTACTACGATGGCCTAACAACGACGGAATACAACGGATGCATGTTGACCGTACTatgacgatggcgtgacaacGGCGGCATGATGCGAGCCGGATGACAAAGCTTCAATTGCAACGATGCAACGACCGtaacggcatcacgaccacgagtgCATACCTTTGGCTTAATCTATTGCACAGCATGGGCCACTTAGCCATCCCAGTAGGCGTGgcaatgacggcatgacgagagtacgATGACAAAGCTGTTTTGACGGCGATGAAATGGCTGCATTCGCATCTCGTCCATGAGCACACACACCTATTAGCAGAGGCTATTGACAACTTGGGCAACAGAGTCGGCGTAGAAACGCGTGACGACGACCGTATGACGAGTAGGATGACGAAGCTGGCGTCATGACGACGTTATCACACGGCGTCATGGCGACAACGACGGTATCACAACGGTTGCATGATAGTGACTTTTTGACGACGACAGACGTCGAAGTGCTTTGAACGGCCAGTCGCGTGGAGCTGCGTAACTGAATTGTCGCTTTTTGCCTGAAGATTCCTTTATTCAAACTAGTGGTGTACCACGAAAGTAAAATTTTTGACGTGCCTCAAATTTTTGAGGTATCGGTTTGGCTGACGAGCGAGACATGACGCGGGAGTGTGATGTGAACAGACGCATATCTTTATTGGGCGGCCTTTATATGCCGAGCAGAACGAGAAAGGGTGCGTACCCTCGCCGCACAACCATATCTTGAGGGGGCGGGTTTGACACGAGGCGCACGCTGCGCAAGATACGATACATCCTCCTTGTTGCATAAAACAATGGAAATCCAAGAGAATATATTCAAAAAGTGTTAAGGTTTCATTCACGGCACTGAACAAAGTTTTCGTTATAAGCTAGGAGTTTAGGCGGCTTGCGCTGTCGCTGTGATCTTATTAGAATTGGTGATGCGTCTATGCCCGTGCTCCGCGCCGCATCACTGGACCCCGGCAAGGTCATTGGCCCCTCCTGTGCCGTTGTAGACTGCGCTTCATCCTCACTGCCTTCGGAAGGCCAGGGCTGAAGGTCTCGCTGGTTAGCAGCAGGTGTCTACGATTCCGTCGCAGGAGCCGTTCCTGCTCTGTCGTGACGTCGTAGGACCTGGGGTGTCCGGACGGTCTGAGAACTTTAGCTTTGCTTGTCCAGGCCCCTTTTGAAGGCATACGAACCGTGGCCCTTGTTTCGAGCGGCGGCAACAGTCGTCCGGGACGATTGGTCTGGGAGCGCTTCATGATGGCGTGGTCCGGTACAGTCCCCACGTCCGGCAAGGTGTTGCGCAATCTTCTGCCTTGTAATATCTCCGCTGGGGCCTGTCCGCACTCTAGTGGCGTTGTCCTGTAAGAAAGGAGACCAAGCCAGAAGTCTTGCTTTGCttcatgcgttttttttttttagaattctcTTGATAACCTGGACGCCTTTCTCGGCCAAACCATTCGATTGCGGAAATCCTGGACTAGATGTGACGTGTCGAAAGTCGTATGCCTTTCCAAAGGACCTGAAGTCATGACATGAGAATTGAGGGCCATTATCTGTCTGGACTTCCAATGGTATGCCATACCTAGAAAATATGGCGCTGGTTGCCTGAATAACCGTGCTCGCCGATGTGTCTCGTAGCTCTTGCACCTCTGGAAAATTTGACAGGGCGTCGTATACGCTGAGGTACGACCGTCCGCCGTACTCAAAGATATCGATGCCAACTTTATGCCACCGCTGTTTAGGCACAGGGAGCATCAGCAAAGGTTCTTGTGGCTGCATGCATGCATACTTCCTGCAAATAACACATTTCTGCACGAATGCTGCAATGTCAGCGTTAATGCCAGGCCAGAAGACAAACCGTCTTGTCCTTTCTTTGCATTTGCTGATGCCCATGTGCCCTTGGTGAATTTTGTCTAGGGTGTCCCTTCTCCAACTGCTTGGAATGATTACTTTGCAGCCTTTCAACAGCACACCTCGTACCTGCGTCAGCTCCGAAGAGAACGGCCTCAGCGGACCCTCAATGGGTAGCCCGTGTTCTAAATTGTTCAGCACCCCTTTCAGGTATGCGTCTCGACTCGTTTCTGTGGCCAGCTGTTCCCATGTTTCATTGCTGACGAGGGATGAAACGACACTCACCGCGTGCACTTCCACGTCTTCGCTGCTGACGTCACCGGCACGACTTGAGGTGGGAGCCCGTGACAGCATGTCGGCCAGTAGCAGCTGTTTTCCTGGAACGAACCGCATTTCCGTGTCATAGAGTACCATTCTCAAAAAGAATCTTTGCAGCCGGGGCGGCATTTCACCAATTGGTTTCTGAGCGATAGCGAGCAAAGGGTGATGATCAGTCTCTACGATAACTTTTCGGCCATACACGAAGTGGTGAAAGCGTTCGCAGCCATAAACGATAGCCAACGCTTCTTTCTCAATTTGCGAATAGCGCTGCTCGGCTTCAGTTAGCACTCGTGAGGCATAGGCAACCGGCTTCCATATCTCATTGTTGCACTGGAGCAGCGCCGCTCCGATTCCATTCTGCGATGCATCGCACGATACTTTAGTCAACTTAGTGGCGTCAAAAACGGAAAGTACGGGCTGCCTGCTGAGGTCGTTGCATAGTTGCTGCCACTCAGTCCCGTGGTTTACAGTCCATTCAAACATTGTGTCTCGCTTCAGGAGGCTTCGCAAGAGCGTTGTCCGTTCTGCTAGTGACGGGAGGTACTTGCCGAAATAATTGGCGACTCCTAGCATTCTCTGGACTGCCGATTTGTCCTCCGGCGCGGGCGTCCGCAGCATGCATTTTATCAGCGAGGGGCTTGGTCTGATGCCGTCCTTGCTGATCACATCGCCAAGATACTCTATCTCTTCTACGCCGATGGTGCATTTGGCCGGGTTAAAAGTTAAGCCCGCTTGTTCGGCTGCTTGTAGCGCAGATCCTAGGCGCGCGTCATGTTCTTGCAGAGTTGGGCCCCAGACGAGAACGTCGTCGACGTAGACTCGAACGCCCGGAAGACCATCAAAAATCTCCTTAAGGTTTTCTGAAACACCTCTGATGCGGATGCTATACCGAATGGTAATCTCAGGAAGCGGGAACGGCCGAACGGCGTTGAGAACGTGCAAATATTAGAAGTCTCCTCATCGAGCGGTATTTGATGGAATCCTGAGTTTGCATCTAAGCGGGAGAACAGCATCGCGCCAGACAGCTCAGCTTATATGTCCTCACGCCTAGGCATCTCGTAGTGCTCTCGTTTCAGGCATTGATTTAGTTTTCTTGGGTCTATGCAAGTGCGTAGCTTCCCGTCTTTTTTACGAGCAATTACAAGTGGACTCACCCAGTCCGTCGGTTCATTGACTTTTGTGATGATGTGGGCCCGTTCCATGCGCTCTAATTCTTCCTTAAGTGGTTTCTGGAGAGTCAGGGGTACACGTCGAGTTGGTTGGACCACTGGTACGGTTCCCTTGTTGAGGATCATCTTGTAGGCGCGTTTGACGCAACCCGTACCGGTGAAGAGGTGACGGAATTCGTTGACAATTTTTTCAGGGAGCCGCCGTTGCCTCCGCTGCCTTGCAAACTTGCTCTGCCTTATCTAAGGTTAATTTGTTGTCACTGAGCAGCTTTCCGCGGGTTTTATCATCGCTTAGCCCAAAAACAAGTTGATCCCGGATCATGGAATCTGTTAGTGCGCTAAAGTTGCACTCACGGGCCTGCTTTTTCAAATCCCGTAGGAAGTGTTCAAATGGTTCACCGGGGGCTTGACTCATGTTCCGAAAGACGTAGCGCTCATGTGCTTCGCTGTACTGTGTAGCGCAGTATTCCTCGAACTTCTTCACAATCGTAGCATAGTCTTCCTTGCTCTCGTCCTCTGCAAACGTGAAGGTGTTGAAGACTTCGAGTGCTTCTTCGCCGGCAACACTCAGgagtaaagctgccttcgtcttGCTTGATCGGGGTTTTGCAGGGGGGTCGGATGCGGTCAAGAAAAGCTCAAGCCTCTGAATGAGCAGCTTCCAGTTCTTGCTGGTGTCTCCTGACAGACGCAGTGGGTCTGGTGGCTTGAGGAAGTCCATGGCTGTTCTGTCGTCGCCTTCCTTCGGTGAAGTCGTGGGTTTGGCtagccacttctgacaccatgtatcggtTTGGCTGACGAGCGAGAGATGACGCGGGAGTGTGATGTGAACAGGCGCATATCTTTATTGGGCGGCCTTTATATGCCGAGCAGAACGAGAAAGGGTGCGTACCCTCGCCGCACAACCACATCTTGAGGGGGCGGGTTTGAAACGAGGCGCACGCTGCGCAAGATACGACACACCTATGTTTTCTGCAACATTGACTTTATTTTTATCTATGAACTCCATCAAACCATGGAACCATATGTCGCGAACTGAGAGCCAGACAACGAGTTTGGCCATATCTTGCTTATGTCTGGGTAAACCTTGCCGCCACCGATGAGTAGGTCTGGAGATAAGAGAGTGGCTTATCATATAGCCTTAGTTCATTTTAGGTCCGTGTTCTTGTCTCACAACGTAATACTCCCAAACTTATGTTCTAGATATGGTATGTACAATGGTGATATTGTATATATATGCGTGTATACATTGCTGAATTTTATTGCAAATCTAAGGCGGTTGCGGAGATTGCGAATGTAAGCAAAAGGCCACTTATTAAAGCGAATAGCTCCCTAGAAGCGTCAGAGTACTGGGTTACTACGAGAACTGTCgttgatggtttctgcacaatctTAATACGATTTGAATTCcttgggaacttcacccagtcTTCGGTATGTTTCTAACCTCTTTCAAATACCCAGTTACACAAGTCATCTACGAGCTTGGGTCACGACGCAAGCCTTTTCGATTATGCATGACCCAGTGCGTCTGTGCccaaatagacaacttgggcaaCTCGGTTTGGGCCTGAACTTGGTATGTTCGGGAATAGACAACTTAGGCACTCCGTACGTGATAATGGATTATGGTCATTCCTGACCCATCCCCCAGAATGACTTTGACAATGTGACACATGGGGAAGTAACTTTGAATATTGCTGCGAACCATGCCTTCTGGAGTGTTTTATTGTGTGTTTTGTTGCCAGCGTCTGGTACGCTGCGGGGCGAGACGCTGACTCGTTTCTGGGCGAACGCTGACTCGTTTCTCGCAGAACGCGGGACGCGTTTCTCAGCGAACGCTGGTGACGTCTCGATCACTAGAACGCAGCGGAGAATGGGAGAGGGACGCGTCCGCTTGGGACGGCTGCCAGCAGAAGAAACCCGCCGACCGCCCGTGCACGTCACTCTGTTGTATGCTCCTTCGCCGCTTGTATCGTTTATGAGTTTCTGCGGAGCGTAAGTTCGCTCCAATAAACCTTGTTTATCGAAAGAACCCTGCATCGTCCTTGGCTCCGTGACATCTGGTGGATGTGCGGGGTACATGAACCCTAAACCCCCGGCAAGTCGCCAGGCAAGCCCAACTCCTGCCAGCCGCCGACAGCAAGGACTTCAGCCGTCATTTGGACTGCTTCCGGAGAAGGAGAAGCAAGACGATGTCGTGGCCGCCACTATTAACAACGCTGCCACCATGACCAGCGCTACCAATCCTCCCTTAATTCTTCAGCAACCCAGGGAGCTGCCAAAATTTCATGGGTCACCCTCGGAGGATCCCGAATACTGGTTGGAGCAAGTCGAACGGGTCAGGCTGTTTAATCGCTGGGACGACGAGGAGACACTGAGGCAAGTGTTCGTCTACCTTGAAGACTCCGCTCGGACCTGGTTCGAAAACCATCAGAGCTCCCTAGAGTCCTGGCAGGAATTTAGGGCACAACTTTTAACGACCTCCACCACGGTTGTGCGGAAGGAGCGGGCTGAGGTCCTGCTGCCGACGCGCATGCAACACCCTAACGAAGGTGTTGTGTTCGTCGAAGAGATGAAAAGgctcttcaggcgagctgaccctgCCATGGCGGAAGAAAAAAAGTTACGCTTCTTAATGCGTAGCGTGAAGGAAGAACTGTTGTCAGGGCTTGTCCATAATCCGCCCAAAACCGTCGCCGAATTCGTGTCCG encodes the following:
- the LOC119459708 gene encoding epoxide hydrolase 4 isoform X1 yields the protein MALTILGQALFFAIATAMGLWMQGYVKLQIAVHGPSVLVPANRTEPAEFYSEKFGEHAYVTANDITFHYVTKGCDVESRTMLLFLHGFLDFWFIWNRQIPELSKEFCVVAPDMRGYGYTTRPSDTAEYIMPKLIGDVKGLLDKLNPGHKREVVLVGHDWGGMISMCFATLHEKMIDKMVLINSMHPKAFMKQLFRSPTQMRMSWYQLPFRRPVVPEQYLILKDFAFFDDVHKGFTKEEEYAHKYMYSRPGALTGTINYYRAFNNDSDQLSKIPYRKINVTTLILWGKKDEFITTPVARYNQEWLSKSMVVYYEGAGHFAQRECPTHVTERIREFASTGSVNVAKDTRWSWWKPAKPMCSESKEAGAGWTPQSLPFIPDGAELPKSMTL